Proteins co-encoded in one Gadus morhua chromosome 6, gadMor3.0, whole genome shotgun sequence genomic window:
- the f2rl2 gene encoding proteinase-activated receptor 3, producing MAKTQLVGFLLCLMAWRTLQDQGNNIDQIKANTTGGFNPKSFKGNPCETNCTSQRGSFSFPPELGVDPWDAAAAYTQGAVSSWVIPSCYVLAMAVGIPSNVYILAFLRVKARTFTPALLYLSLALSDTLLLASLALRVHYHLSGDGWVFGEAACRLVTALFYGNIYCSAHTIACIVLKRYLAVVRPFLYRRLPRRGLTLVACLGVWLLFAAAVVPELAVRQSYVVPRLGVVSCHDVLPLGEGSHAWLVPYRLALVWVGFVAPFAVCVCTHAAMIYHLGRSFLDWAPFIRVSSLVLLIFMACFLPSGALHLAHYTRLLSGGGDGLYGHYRLAVCLCCFHSCLDPFLCVLMSKTPASRLKFSTGRLSLRRPAVIM from the exons ATGGCCAAGACCCAGCTTGTAGGATTCCTGCTCTGTTTGATGGCATGGAGAACTCTTCAGGATCAAG GAAACAACATCGATCAAATAAAGGCAAACACCACTGGCGGTTTTAACCCGAAATCCTTCAAGGGAAACCCCTGCGAGACTAACTGCACCTCCCAGCGAGGGTCGTTCTCCTTCCCCCCGGAGCTGGGCGTGGACCCCTGGGACGCCGCCGCGGCCTACACCCAGGGGGCCGTGAGCTCCTGGGTCATCCCCTCCTGCTACGTCCTGGCCATGGCGGTGGGCATCCCCTCCAACGTCTACATCCTGGCCTTCCTGCGGGTCAAGGCGCGCACCTTCACCCCGGCGCTGCTCTACCTGAGCCTGGCGCTGTCCGACACGCTGCTGCTGGCATCGCTGGCGCTGCGCGTTCACTACCACCTCAGCGGCGACGGCTGGGTGTTCGGCGAGGCCGCGTGCCGGCTGGTCACCGCCTTGTTCTACGGCAACATCTACTGCTCAGCGCACACCATCGCCTGCATCGTCCTGAAGCGCTACCTGGCCGTGGTGCGCCCCTTCCTGTACCGCCGGCTGCCGCGCCGAGGCCTGACGCTGGTCGCCTGCCTCGGCGTGTGGCTGCTGTTCGCCGCCGCCGTGGTGCCGGAGCTGGCCGTGCGGCAGAGCTACGTGGTGCCGCGGCTGGGCGTGGTCTCCTGCCACGACGTGCTCCCCCTGGGCGAGGGCTCCCACGCCTGGCTGGTGCCCTACCGGCTGGCGCTGGTCTGGGTGGGCTTCGTGGCGCCCTTcgccgtgtgcgtgtgcacgcacgCCGCCATGATCTACCACCTGGGGCGCTCGTTCCTCGACTGGGCGCCGTTCATCCGGGTCAGCAGCCTGGTGCTCCTGATCTTCATGGCGTGCTTCCTGCCCAGTGGCGCGCTGCACCTCGCCCACTACACCCGCTTGCTGTCGGGCGGCGGCGACGGCCTGTACGGCCACTACCGGCTGGCCGTGTGTCTGTGCTGCTTCCACAGCTGCCTGGACCCCTTCCTGTGCGTGCTCATGTCCAAGACGCCGGCCTCCAGGCTGAAGTTCAGCACCGGGCGGTTGTCGCTGCGGAGGCCCGCCGTCATAATGTGA